In Nocardia asteroides, the following proteins share a genomic window:
- a CDS encoding aldehyde dehydrogenase family protein codes for MAESAAASAVPTGRSDVLTSFDPRTGEQLAQYPVHGPAEVTRAVRTARATQNWWGELGFGDRKRLLLQWRGHIARHTGDLVEVLRNETGKPEADATLEVMLAVENLDWAARNAEATLGRRRLPTGWFTRNQHASVGYLPLGVVGVLGAWNNPVFTPMGSIAYAMAAGNAVVFTPHELTTGVGTWLAESWAAIAPDQPVLQAVTGDTRTATALCKSKVDKIAYAGPEAGGREVIALCAQTLTPVVVEHTGKGSMIVHVDADLDAAAEAAVFGAMANSGQNASGIQRCYVADSVFDDFLARAADRAARLRPGADNRAAYGPMINAAQVDGARRQVRDAVARGGYAVLGGLDSFRDPYVEPIVLAEVPEESIAITGEGIGPILVVNRVADLADAVTRVNAAGNGIAVTVFTRDIPSAELVADQLRVGVVTVNSSTAFTGIPALPFGGVGEYGQGHSHGQQGLREFSRTMSIARRRYRAPVRLSTFDRQPGHLTTAKALFRLRHGRG; via the coding sequence ATGGCCGAGTCAGCAGCGGCGAGCGCCGTGCCGACCGGGCGATCCGACGTGCTGACGTCGTTCGACCCGCGCACCGGCGAGCAGCTCGCGCAGTATCCGGTGCACGGGCCCGCGGAGGTCACGCGCGCGGTCCGTACCGCCAGGGCCACCCAGAACTGGTGGGGCGAACTGGGATTCGGTGACCGCAAGCGCCTGCTGCTGCAGTGGCGCGGTCATATCGCCAGGCACACCGGCGATCTGGTCGAGGTGCTGCGCAACGAGACCGGCAAACCCGAGGCAGACGCCACGCTGGAGGTGATGCTGGCGGTGGAGAACCTGGACTGGGCCGCCCGCAATGCCGAAGCGACACTGGGCCGTCGACGGCTGCCGACCGGCTGGTTCACCCGCAACCAGCACGCCTCGGTGGGCTATCTGCCGCTGGGCGTGGTGGGGGTGCTCGGCGCCTGGAACAACCCTGTCTTCACGCCGATGGGGTCGATCGCCTACGCCATGGCCGCGGGCAACGCGGTGGTCTTCACCCCGCACGAGCTGACCACCGGTGTCGGCACCTGGCTCGCCGAGAGCTGGGCCGCGATCGCGCCCGACCAGCCGGTGCTGCAAGCCGTCACCGGCGACACCCGCACGGCGACCGCGCTGTGCAAGTCCAAGGTCGACAAGATCGCCTACGCGGGCCCGGAGGCGGGCGGGCGCGAGGTGATCGCGCTGTGCGCGCAGACGCTGACACCCGTGGTGGTCGAGCACACCGGCAAGGGCAGCATGATCGTCCACGTCGACGCCGATCTCGACGCGGCGGCCGAGGCCGCGGTCTTCGGCGCGATGGCGAATTCGGGGCAGAACGCCTCGGGCATCCAGCGCTGTTATGTGGCCGACTCGGTGTTCGACGACTTCCTGGCCAGGGCGGCCGACCGCGCCGCGCGACTACGTCCCGGCGCCGACAATCGCGCCGCCTACGGCCCGATGATCAACGCCGCCCAGGTCGACGGGGCCCGCAGGCAGGTGCGCGACGCGGTCGCCCGCGGCGGGTACGCGGTCCTAGGCGGGCTCGATTCCTTCCGCGACCCGTATGTGGAGCCGATCGTGCTGGCCGAGGTGCCGGAGGAGAGCATCGCCATCACCGGCGAGGGCATCGGCCCGATCCTGGTGGTGAACCGGGTCGCCGATCTGGCCGACGCGGTGACCAGGGTGAACGCGGCGGGCAACGGCATCGCGGTGACCGTGTTCACCCGCGACATCCCCAGCGCCGAGCTGGTCGCCGACCAGCTCCGGGTGGGCGTGGTGACGGTCAATTCGTCGACCGCGTTCACCGGCATCCCGGCCCTGCCGTTCGGCGGGGTCGGCGAGTACGGGCAGGGCCACAGTCACGGCCAGCAGGGTCTGCGCGAGTTCAGCCGCACGATGTCGATCGCGCGACGCCGCTACCGGGCGCCGGTGCGGCTGTCGACCTTCGACCGGCAGCCCGGTCATCTCACCACCGCCAAGGCCCTGTTCCGGCTGCGGCACGGTCGCGGCTGA
- a CDS encoding daunorubicin/doxorubicin resistance ABC transporter ATP-binding protein DrrA → MPSSISVDAPAGDVAARGGEPAVLVSDVRKSFGDVHALQGISFQAEKASVLGILGPNGAGKTTTVKILSTLLRPDSGTAIVAGHDVRTDAAGVRRAIMMTGQYAALDENLTGRENLELFGRLMGLTKSAARKRAEVLLEEFDLVSAGKRAVRNYSGGMRRRVDIACGLVVRPEVVFLDEPTTGLDPRSRQGVWDLVTALKNQGITVLLTTQYLEEADVLSDNIIVIDKGTVIAEGTADQLKAKTGGSFCEIVPLDPSRLAATVEALGDLVPAAVAADIAGADKLSVPAPDGAATLAEALRRLDSAGIDLADIALRRPSLDDVFLSITGHSGGH, encoded by the coding sequence ATGCCGAGTTCGATCTCAGTGGATGCGCCCGCGGGCGATGTCGCCGCGCGTGGCGGCGAGCCCGCGGTGCTGGTGTCCGACGTGCGCAAGTCCTTCGGTGACGTGCACGCCCTGCAAGGCATCAGTTTCCAGGCCGAGAAGGCCAGCGTGCTCGGCATCCTCGGCCCCAACGGCGCGGGCAAGACCACCACGGTCAAGATCCTGTCGACGCTGCTGCGCCCCGACTCCGGCACCGCGATCGTGGCCGGGCACGACGTGCGCACCGACGCGGCGGGCGTGCGCAGGGCGATCATGATGACCGGCCAGTACGCCGCGCTCGACGAGAACCTGACCGGCCGCGAGAACCTGGAACTGTTCGGCCGGCTGATGGGCCTGACCAAGTCGGCCGCCCGCAAGCGCGCCGAAGTGCTGCTCGAGGAATTCGACCTGGTCAGCGCCGGTAAGCGGGCCGTGCGCAACTACTCCGGCGGCATGCGCAGGCGCGTCGACATCGCCTGCGGGCTGGTGGTGCGTCCCGAGGTGGTGTTCCTCGACGAGCCGACCACCGGCCTCGACCCGCGCAGCCGCCAGGGCGTGTGGGACCTGGTGACGGCGCTCAAGAACCAGGGCATCACGGTGCTGCTCACCACGCAGTACCTCGAAGAGGCCGACGTCCTCAGCGACAACATCATCGTCATCGACAAGGGCACGGTCATCGCCGAGGGCACCGCCGACCAGCTCAAGGCCAAGACCGGCGGCAGCTTCTGCGAGATCGTCCCGCTGGACCCGAGCCGCCTGGCCGCGACCGTCGAGGCGCTCGGCGACCTGGTCCCCGCCGCCGTCGCCGCCGACATCGCCGGCGCGGACAAGCTCTCGGTGCCCGCGCCCGACGGCGCCGCCACCCTCGCCGAGGCGCTGCGCAGACTCGACAGCGCCGGCATCGACCTGGCCGACATCGCGCTGCGCAGGCCCTCGCTCGACGACGTGTTCCTGTCGATCACCGGTCATTCGGGCGGCCACTAG
- a CDS encoding ABC transporter permease has protein sequence MSAPTVAQTTLFDDLPQARPSSFAQWRALTGRVVWTMVTKGELIVAVLFPLVITVAFYLPLRYVMKVQGIDYAQYVMPIIVLQTMAMTMMSNAQLAAFEALTGLSSRLQTMPIGSLVPLVSRISAGLVRSVISLIATIGYGYLIGFRFSGGWLQALAFCGFALAVGLVLTLGADALGSLTKNPESLSQALTLPILIFGMLSTGFVPEQAFPSWARGFARNQPISQAAQTLSDMAAGHLSWAGTWVSLVWLAGLTIFFLPLAVWASVRRS, from the coding sequence GTGAGTGCTCCCACGGTCGCGCAAACGACCCTGTTCGACGACCTACCCCAGGCCCGGCCGAGCAGCTTCGCGCAGTGGCGCGCGCTGACCGGCCGCGTCGTGTGGACCATGGTCACCAAGGGCGAGCTGATCGTCGCGGTGCTGTTCCCGCTGGTGATCACCGTGGCCTTCTATCTGCCGCTGCGCTACGTGATGAAGGTGCAGGGCATCGACTACGCGCAGTACGTCATGCCGATCATCGTGCTCCAGACGATGGCGATGACGATGATGTCCAACGCCCAGCTGGCCGCGTTCGAGGCGCTCACCGGCCTGAGTTCGCGGCTGCAGACCATGCCGATCGGCTCGCTGGTGCCGCTGGTCTCGCGGATCAGCGCCGGGCTGGTGCGTTCGGTGATCTCGCTGATCGCCACCATCGGCTACGGGTACCTGATCGGCTTCCGGTTCTCCGGCGGCTGGCTGCAGGCGCTGGCCTTCTGCGGCTTCGCGCTGGCGGTCGGGCTGGTGCTGACGCTGGGCGCCGACGCGCTCGGCAGCCTCACCAAGAACCCCGAGTCGCTGAGCCAGGCGCTGACCCTGCCGATTCTGATCTTCGGCATGCTCTCCACCGGGTTCGTGCCCGAGCAGGCCTTCCCGAGCTGGGCGCGGGGCTTCGCCCGTAATCAGCCGATCTCCCAGGCCGCCCAGACCCTCAGCGACATGGCCGCTGGCCATCTGAGCTGGGCCGGGACCTGGGTGTCGCTGGTGTGGCTGGCCGGGCTGACCATCTTCTTCCTCCCACTGGCTGTGTGGGCGAGTGTGAGGCGATCATGA
- a CDS encoding ABC transporter permease: MTTTTPDRHSMPVEETAALLPVVHAKPEGAVSMWASHSLLQCKRLLMVWLRDPATTIQTIVYPAVTLLMFRIVLGDYITAYGGMPAIYGQAALLTLVAAMTGAVVSALGFKREKAAGLLSRFYTMPLNKASLLTGRLLAEAVRILITTVIVLLVAVPLGFLFMEDPLTNIALVCVPVLFGLGFAVMVTALATVTEGVMLISLISIVNTLLMFFNTGFVPIFAYPTWLQTIVENQPMSCAINAMIGLSYGGPVAEPLLKTLAWTIGMIAVFAYPAIAGYKRAAQSS; this comes from the coding sequence ATGACCACGACAACGCCCGATCGGCACTCCATGCCGGTCGAGGAGACCGCGGCGCTGCTGCCGGTGGTGCACGCCAAGCCGGAAGGCGCGGTGTCGATGTGGGCGTCCCACAGCCTCCTGCAGTGCAAGCGCCTGCTGATGGTGTGGCTGCGCGACCCGGCGACCACGATCCAGACCATCGTCTACCCGGCCGTCACGCTGCTGATGTTCCGCATCGTGCTCGGCGACTACATCACCGCCTACGGCGGCATGCCCGCGATCTACGGCCAGGCCGCGCTGCTCACCCTGGTGGCGGCCATGACCGGCGCGGTGGTGAGCGCGCTCGGCTTCAAGCGGGAGAAAGCGGCCGGACTGCTCAGCCGGTTCTACACGATGCCGCTGAACAAGGCCTCGCTGCTGACCGGCCGGTTGCTGGCCGAGGCGGTGCGCATCCTGATCACCACCGTGATCGTGCTCCTGGTGGCGGTGCCGCTCGGGTTCCTGTTCATGGAGGACCCGCTCACCAATATCGCGCTGGTCTGCGTGCCGGTGCTGTTCGGCCTCGGCTTCGCGGTGATGGTGACCGCGCTGGCCACCGTCACCGAGGGCGTCATGCTGATCAGCCTGATCAGCATCGTCAACACGCTGCTGATGTTCTTCAACACCGGCTTCGTGCCGATCTTCGCCTATCCGACCTGGTTGCAGACCATCGTGGAGAACCAGCCGATGAGCTGCGCGATCAACGCGATGATCGGCCTGTCCTACGGCGGACCGGTCGCCGAGCCGCTGCTGAAGACGCTGGCCTGGACGATCGGGATGATCGCGGTGTTCGCCTACCCGGCGATCGCCGGCTACAAGCGCGCCGCGCAGTCGTCGTGA
- a CDS encoding lycopene cyclase family protein translates to MSVVREFDVCVVGLGPAGRGLAHRAAVAGLRVAAVDPRPERLFPPTFSCWVDELPGWLPESVIAQRIAAPTVWTKTEHRIERPYCVLSKAGLHAALALDDATVFAQRARRVDRHEVELANGRVISAATVFDTRGLPVLGKRRAASAHGIFVDAETAAPMVADGEGLLLDWRPENGAGPDEPPSFLYAVPLGDGTVIFEETSLGLRGGMPQHELRKRTLSRLAAHGIRLAGDEPHEAAHYPLDQPPPKKGTAVAVPFGSRGGMMHPCTGYSVADSLALIDTAVAAVQEGRDPIEALWPWQARAVYWMRMRGLWGLGRLTTDQSIAMFEAFFTESPRGQRALLSAHADYTALGAVLFNTVAHTWPFRWRYDLVGWTNRDRWVDYPFAPAEAPTH, encoded by the coding sequence GTGAGTGTTGTGCGGGAGTTCGATGTGTGCGTGGTGGGGTTGGGGCCGGCCGGGCGGGGGTTGGCGCATCGCGCCGCGGTGGCGGGGTTGCGGGTGGCGGCGGTGGATCCGCGGCCAGAACGGCTGTTTCCGCCGACGTTCTCCTGCTGGGTCGACGAGCTGCCGGGGTGGTTGCCGGAGAGTGTGATCGCGCAGCGGATCGCGGCGCCGACGGTGTGGACCAAGACCGAGCACCGGATCGAGCGGCCCTACTGTGTGCTGTCCAAGGCGGGGTTGCACGCGGCGCTGGCGCTCGACGACGCGACGGTGTTCGCGCAGCGGGCGCGACGGGTCGACCGGCACGAGGTGGAACTCGCGAACGGGCGGGTGATCTCGGCCGCGACGGTGTTCGACACCAGGGGCCTGCCCGTGCTCGGCAAGCGCAGGGCCGCCTCGGCGCACGGCATCTTCGTCGACGCGGAGACCGCGGCGCCGATGGTCGCCGACGGCGAGGGCCTGCTGCTGGACTGGCGCCCGGAGAACGGCGCTGGCCCGGACGAGCCGCCGTCGTTCCTCTACGCGGTCCCGCTCGGTGACGGCACGGTGATCTTCGAGGAGACCAGCCTCGGCCTACGCGGCGGCATGCCCCAGCACGAGCTACGCAAGCGGACACTGAGCAGGCTCGCGGCGCACGGAATCCGGCTCGCCGGGGACGAACCGCACGAGGCCGCCCACTATCCGCTGGATCAGCCGCCGCCGAAGAAGGGCACCGCCGTCGCCGTGCCGTTCGGGTCGCGCGGCGGGATGATGCACCCGTGCACCGGCTATTCGGTGGCCGACTCGCTCGCCCTGATCGACACCGCCGTCGCGGCCGTCCAGGAGGGCCGGGACCCGATCGAGGCACTGTGGCCGTGGCAGGCGCGGGCGGTGTACTGGATGCGGATGCGCGGGCTGTGGGGCCTGGGCAGGCTCACCACCGACCAGTCGATCGCCATGTTCGAGGCGTTCTTCACCGAGTCGCCGCGCGGACAGCGGGCGCTGCTGTCGGCGCACGCCGACTACACCGCGCTCGGCGCCGTCCTGTTCAACACCGTCGCCCACACCTGGCCGTTCCGCTGGCGCTACGACCTGGTCGGCTGGACCAACCGCGATCGGTGGGTCGACTACCCGTTCGCACCGGCCGAGGCGCCGACGCACTGA
- a CDS encoding ABC transporter permease, giving the protein MNAASRGVWRIVAAREIVVKLRDRNFLISTAITIVAIVASLAISGFVSSRPDQVEIAITGPDTAAVVQTAGGLARAADSDVTFVARPVADRAAVEQQVRDDAVEVGLVPVPGGWALIGKTAENDNASTYVTAAAAQLAVQRNAAAAGVSLEELGRGGGVTYDLLERGGVDPGLAKIVAFVFAFLFYVASVLFGMSIAQSVVEEKQNRIVEILASAMPLRQLLIGKVLGNAVLAFAQLALFVGSGLLGLAAIGQGDQLARIAGAAGWFIVFFLVGFLALASLWAVAGALATRSEDLQSTATPLSMLIMIVLFAGIFLSGTARVIASYVPIMSIVAMPGRLAEGTAAWWEPIVSLALMAVATYAIVIVAEKIYRRSLMQTQGRLTIRQALALED; this is encoded by the coding sequence GTGAACGCCGCGTCACGTGGAGTGTGGCGGATCGTTGCCGCCAGGGAGATCGTGGTGAAGCTGCGCGATCGGAACTTCCTCATCTCGACCGCGATCACCATCGTGGCCATCGTCGCCTCGCTGGCGATCAGCGGGTTCGTCAGCAGCAGGCCCGACCAGGTCGAGATCGCGATCACCGGGCCGGACACCGCCGCGGTGGTGCAGACGGCGGGCGGGCTGGCGCGGGCGGCCGACAGTGATGTCACGTTCGTCGCGCGGCCGGTGGCGGATCGGGCCGCGGTCGAACAGCAGGTGCGCGACGACGCGGTCGAGGTCGGGCTGGTGCCGGTGCCGGGCGGCTGGGCGCTGATCGGCAAGACCGCCGAGAACGACAACGCCTCGACCTATGTCACCGCGGCGGCGGCGCAACTGGCCGTACAGCGCAACGCCGCCGCCGCGGGGGTGTCGCTCGAAGAGCTGGGCCGCGGCGGCGGGGTCACCTACGACCTGCTGGAACGCGGCGGAGTCGACCCGGGGCTGGCCAAGATCGTGGCGTTCGTGTTCGCGTTCCTGTTCTATGTGGCCTCGGTGCTGTTCGGGATGTCGATCGCGCAGAGCGTGGTCGAGGAGAAGCAGAACCGGATCGTGGAGATCCTGGCCAGCGCGATGCCGCTGCGGCAGTTGCTGATCGGCAAGGTGCTCGGCAACGCGGTGCTGGCGTTCGCGCAGCTCGCGCTGTTCGTGGGCTCGGGGCTGCTCGGGCTGGCCGCCATCGGGCAGGGCGATCAGCTGGCCCGGATCGCCGGTGCGGCGGGCTGGTTCATCGTGTTCTTCCTGGTCGGCTTCCTCGCCCTGGCCAGCCTGTGGGCGGTGGCGGGCGCGCTGGCCACCCGCAGCGAGGACCTGCAATCCACCGCCACTCCCCTGTCGATGCTCATCATGATCGTGCTGTTCGCCGGCATCTTCCTCTCCGGCACCGCCCGCGTGATCGCCTCCTACGTCCCGATCATGTCCATCGTCGCCATGCCGGGCCGCCTCGCCGAAGGCACCGCCGCCTGGTGGGAACCCATCGTCTCCCTGGCCCTGATGGCCGTGGCCACCTACGCCATCGTCATCGTCGCCGAGAAGATCTACCGCCGCTCCCTCATGCAAACCCAGGGCCGCCTCACCATCCGCCAAGCCCTGGCCCTGGAGGACTGA
- a CDS encoding ABC transporter ATP-binding protein: MLEVAQLVRRFGANVAVDDVSFAVPPGELTGFVGGNGAGKTTTMRMIMGVLAVHGGEVRWNGRPATAADRRSFGYMPEERGLYPKQPVLDQLVYLARLRGLGAGEAKARAAQLLERFGLGERAKDKLESLSLGNQQRVQIAAAVIAQPSALILDEPFSGLDPVAVDSMAELLREYAALGVPVLFSSHQLDLVERLCDQLVILAGGRVVGQGTVASLRAGSTVRYRLVVDGDPAWLRDFAGVRVLETNGSAAVLELDGVDADAVLTAALARGSVREFAELRPTVAEIYREVTA, encoded by the coding sequence ATGTTGGAAGTCGCGCAGCTGGTCCGGCGCTTCGGCGCGAACGTCGCGGTCGACGACGTGTCGTTCGCCGTGCCACCGGGGGAACTCACCGGTTTCGTCGGTGGCAACGGGGCAGGCAAGACCACCACCATGCGGATGATCATGGGCGTGCTGGCCGTGCACGGGGGCGAGGTCCGATGGAACGGCAGGCCCGCGACCGCCGCGGACCGGCGTTCCTTCGGGTACATGCCCGAGGAGCGCGGGCTCTATCCCAAGCAGCCGGTGCTCGATCAGCTCGTCTATCTGGCCCGGCTGCGCGGGCTGGGCGCGGGCGAGGCCAAGGCGCGGGCCGCGCAGCTGCTGGAGCGGTTCGGGCTGGGCGAGCGGGCCAAGGACAAGCTCGAGTCGCTGTCGCTGGGTAATCAGCAGCGCGTGCAGATCGCGGCGGCGGTGATCGCGCAGCCCAGCGCGCTGATCCTGGACGAGCCGTTCTCCGGGCTCGATCCCGTCGCGGTGGATTCGATGGCCGAGCTGCTGCGTGAATACGCCGCGCTGGGGGTGCCGGTGCTGTTCTCCTCGCATCAGCTGGATCTGGTGGAGCGGCTGTGCGATCAGCTGGTGATCCTGGCCGGCGGACGGGTCGTCGGGCAGGGCACGGTGGCGTCGCTGCGGGCCGGGAGCACGGTGCGGTACCGGCTGGTGGTCGACGGTGATCCGGCGTGGTTGCGGGACTTCGCCGGGGTGCGGGTGCTGGAGACCAACGGGTCGGCGGCGGTGCTCGAGCTCGACGGCGTCGACGCCGACGCGGTGCTCACCGCGGCGCTGGCACGGGGATCGGTCCGCGAGTTCGCTGAACTGCGGCCGACGGTCGCCGAGATCTACCGGGAGGTGACGGCGTGA
- a CDS encoding hotdog fold domain-containing protein — translation MAQETATYRGWKKLPDNRLGHTLFSLGMVARVPYFGTVLPQVVRLEPGICEVTSPKWFGIHNHLGTFHAIAACNLAEVAMGMLSEATVPTTHRWIPKAMNVQYLAKAESGLRAVARLAEVPDFAAITEGTELTVPVSIYDKDGVEVVHADITTWVTPR, via the coding sequence ATGGCACAGGAAACCGCGACGTACCGCGGCTGGAAGAAACTGCCCGACAACCGGCTCGGGCACACACTGTTCTCGCTCGGCATGGTCGCCCGGGTCCCCTACTTCGGCACCGTGCTGCCGCAGGTGGTGCGGCTCGAACCCGGCATCTGCGAGGTGACCTCGCCCAAGTGGTTCGGCATCCACAACCATCTGGGCACCTTCCACGCGATCGCGGCCTGCAACCTGGCCGAGGTGGCGATGGGCATGCTCAGCGAGGCCACCGTCCCCACCACCCACCGCTGGATCCCCAAGGCGATGAACGTGCAGTACCTGGCCAAGGCCGAATCCGGGCTGCGCGCGGTGGCCCGGCTGGCCGAGGTCCCCGACTTCGCCGCGATCACCGAGGGCACCGAACTGACCGTGCCCGTCTCGATCTACGACAAGGACGGCGTCGAGGTCGTGCACGCCGACATCACCACCTGGGTCACGCCGCGCTGA
- the rpsJ gene encoding 30S ribosomal protein S10 — protein MAGQKIRIRLKAYDHEAIDASARKIVETVTRTGARVVGPVPLPTEKNVYCVIRSPHKYKDSREHFEMRTHKRLIDILDPTPKTVDALMRIDLPASVDVNIQ, from the coding sequence GTGGCGGGACAAAAGATCCGCATCAGGCTCAAGGCCTATGACCACGAGGCGATCGACGCGTCTGCGCGCAAGATCGTGGAGACGGTGACCCGCACTGGCGCCCGTGTGGTCGGGCCTGTGCCGTTGCCCACCGAGAAGAACGTGTACTGCGTCATCCGTTCGCCGCACAAGTACAAGGACTCGCGCGAACACTTCGAGATGCGTACGCACAAGCGCCTCATCGACATCCTCGACCCGACGCCGAAGACGGTCGACGCGCTCATGCGCATCGACCTGCCGGCCAGCGTCGACGTCAACATTCAGTGA
- the rplC gene encoding 50S ribosomal protein L3 encodes MTDNKNRPAAGILGTKLGMTQVFDEKNRVVPVTVIKAGPNVVTQIRTVERDGYSAVQIAFGAIDPRKVNKPTSGQFAKAGVTPRRHVTEIRVADASTFEVGQELSADVFEEGTYVDVTGISKGKGFAGTMKRHGFKGQGASHGAQAVHRRPGSIGGCATPGRVFKGMRMSGRMGNDRVTTQNLSVHKVDAENGLLLVKGAIPGRKGNVVIVKSAVKGGAHA; translated from the coding sequence ATGACTGACAACAAGAACCGGCCCGCAGCCGGCATCCTGGGCACCAAGCTCGGCATGACCCAGGTCTTCGACGAGAAGAACCGCGTCGTCCCGGTCACCGTCATCAAGGCGGGCCCGAACGTGGTCACCCAGATCCGCACCGTGGAGCGCGACGGCTACTCGGCCGTGCAGATCGCTTTCGGCGCCATCGACCCGCGCAAGGTGAACAAGCCGACTTCCGGCCAGTTCGCCAAGGCCGGTGTCACCCCGCGCCGCCACGTCACCGAGATCCGCGTCGCGGATGCCTCCACCTTCGAGGTCGGCCAGGAGCTCTCCGCCGACGTCTTCGAAGAGGGCACCTACGTCGACGTGACCGGCATCAGCAAGGGCAAGGGCTTCGCCGGCACCATGAAGCGTCACGGCTTCAAGGGCCAGGGCGCCTCGCACGGTGCGCAGGCTGTGCACCGTCGTCCGGGCTCGATCGGTGGCTGCGCCACTCCCGGCCGCGTGTTCAAGGGCATGCGCATGTCGGGCCGTATGGGTAACGACCGCGTCACCACGCAGAACCTCTCGGTTCACAAGGTCGACGCCGAGAACGGCCTGCTCCTGGTCAAGGGTGCCATCCCGGGCCGCAAGGGCAACGTCGTGATCGTCAAGAGCGCCGTGAAGGGTGGTGCGCACGCATGA
- the rplD gene encoding 50S ribosomal protein L4 codes for MTSLDKKANLTLTVKAAGGKTEGTVELPAEIFDVTANVALMHQVVIAQLAAARQGTHATKTRGQVSGGGKKPYRQKGTGRARQGSTRAPQFAGGGTVHGPQPRDYSQRTPKKMKAAALRGALSDRARNERIHVITELVAGQTPSTKAAKSFLSELSDRKKFLVVVGREDVAAWKSVANLQNVLPIAPDQLNTYDVLNSDELVFSVEALNAFVHGPAEAAQEESK; via the coding sequence ATGACCAGCCTCGACAAGAAGGCCAACCTGACGCTGACCGTGAAGGCCGCAGGCGGCAAGACCGAAGGCACCGTCGAACTCCCCGCGGAGATCTTCGACGTGACCGCCAACGTCGCGCTGATGCACCAGGTCGTCATCGCGCAGCTGGCCGCCGCTCGCCAGGGCACCCACGCCACGAAGACTCGTGGTCAGGTCTCCGGTGGTGGCAAGAAGCCGTACCGCCAGAAGGGCACCGGCCGCGCCCGCCAGGGCTCGACCCGTGCGCCGCAGTTCGCCGGCGGTGGCACCGTCCACGGCCCGCAGCCGCGTGACTACAGCCAGCGGACCCCCAAGAAGATGAAGGCCGCCGCCCTGCGTGGCGCCCTGTCCGACCGGGCCCGCAACGAGCGCATCCACGTGATCACCGAGCTGGTCGCGGGTCAGACCCCGTCGACCAAGGCCGCCAAGAGCTTCCTGTCCGAGCTGTCGGACCGCAAGAAGTTCCTGGTCGTCGTCGGTCGCGAGGACGTCGCCGCGTGGAAGAGCGTGGCGAACCTGCAGAACGTGCTGCCGATCGCCCCGGATCAGCTCAACACCTACGACGTCCTCAACAGCGACGAACTGGTGTTCAGCGTCGAGGCCCTGAACGCGTTCGTTCACGGTCCCGCCGAGGCGGCCCAGGAGGAGAGCAAGTGA
- the rplW gene encoding 50S ribosomal protein L23, with amino-acid sequence MSTIADPRDILLAPVISEKSYGLIEEGTYTFLVHPDSNKTQIKIAVEKVFGVKVTSVNTANRQGKRKRTRFGYGKRKDTKRALVTISADSKPIEIFGGPVA; translated from the coding sequence GTGAGCACCATCGCCGACCCCCGCGACATCCTGCTCGCACCGGTCATCTCGGAGAAGTCCTACGGACTGATCGAGGAAGGCACCTACACCTTCCTGGTGCACCCGGATTCGAACAAGACGCAGATCAAGATCGCCGTCGAGAAGGTTTTCGGCGTCAAGGTCACCAGCGTCAACACCGCCAACCGTCAGGGCAAGCGCAAGCGGACCCGCTTCGGTTACGGCAAGCGCAAGGACACCAAGCGCGCGCTCGTGACCATCTCGGCCGACAGCAAGCCCATCGAGATCTTCGGAGGCCCGGTCGCGTAA